A window of the Scleropages formosus chromosome 5, fSclFor1.1, whole genome shotgun sequence genome harbors these coding sequences:
- the LOC108933817 gene encoding myosin heavy chain, fast skeletal muscle has protein sequence MSTDAEMECFGPAAVFLRKPERERIEAQNKPFDAKTAYFVVEPKEMYVKGTLVSKEGGKATVKADDGQTLTVKEDDIHPRNPPKFDKIEDMAMMTHLNEPAVLYNLKERYAAWMIYTYSGLFCVTVNPYKWLPVYDPVVVNAYRGKKRVEAPPHIFSISDNAYQFMLTDRENQSVLITGESGAGKTVNTKRVIQYFATIAVSGQKKVEPVAGKMQGSLEDQIIAANPLLEAYGNAKTVRNDNSSRFGKFIRIHFGTTGKLASADIETYLLEKSRVTFQLSAERSYHIFYQLMTGHKPELLEALLITTNPYDYPMISQGEITVKSINDVEEFIATDTAIDILGFSADEKIGIYKLTGAVMHHGNMKFKQKQREEQAEPDGTEVADKIAYLLGLNSADMLKALCYPRVKVGNEFVTKGQTVPQVNNAVMALCKSVYEKMFLWMVVRINEMLDTKQPRQFFIGVLDIAGFEIFDFNSLEQLCINFTNEKLQQFFNHHMFVLEQEEYKKEGIEWEFIDFGMDLAACIELIEKPMGIFSILEEECMFPKASDTTFKNKLYDQHLGKTNCFQKPKPVKGKPEAHFSLVHYAGTVDYNIVGWLDKNKDPLNDSVVQLYQKSSVKLLAFLYASHAGSEEAGGGKKGGKKKGGSFQTVSALFRENLGKLMTNLRSTHPHFVRCLIPNESKTPGLMENFLVIHQLRCNGVLEGIRICRKGFPSRILYGDFKQRYKVLNASVIPEGQFIDNKKASEKLLGSIDVDHTQYKFGHTKVFFKAGLLGQLEEMRDEKLATLVTMTQALCRGYVMRREFVKMMERRESIYSIQYNIRSFMNVKHWPWMKLYFKIKPLLKSAETEKEMANMKEEFEKTKEELAKALAKKKELEEKMVSLLQEKNDLQLQVQAEVENLSDAEERCEGLIKSKIQLEAKLKETTERLEDEEEINAELTAKKRKLEDECSELKKDIDDLELTLAKVEKEKHATENKVKNLTEEMAAQDEAIAKLTKEKKALQEAHQQTLDDLQAEEDKVNTLTKAKTKLEQQVDDLEGSLEQEKKLRMDLERAKRKLEGDLKLAQESIMDLENDKQQSEEKIKKKDFETSQLLSKIEDEQSLGAQLQKKIKELQARIEELEEEIEAERAARAKVEKQRADLSRELEEISERLEEAGGATAAQIEMNKKREVEFQKLRRDLEEATLQHEATAAALRKKQADSVAELGEQIDNLQRVKQKLEKEKSEYKMEIDDLSSNMEAVAKSKANLEKMCRTLEDQMSELKSKNDENVRQLNDISAQKARLQTENGEFSRQLEEKEALVSQLTRGKQAYTQQIEELKRHIEEEVKAKNALAHALQSARHDCDLLREQYEEEQEAKAELQRGMSKANSEVAQWRTKYETDAIQRTEELEEAKKKLAQRLQDAEESIEAVNSKCASLEKTKQRLQGEVEDLMIDVERANALAANLDKKQRNFDKVLAEWKQKYEEGQAELEGAQKEARSLSTELFKMKNSYEEALDHLETMKRENKNLQQEISDLTEQIGETGKTIHELEKAKKTVETEKTEIQTALEEAEGTLEHEEAKILRVQLELNQVKGEIDRKLAEKDEEIEQIKRNSQRIIDSMQSSLDAEVRSRNDALRVKKKMEGDLNEMEIQLSHANRQAAEAQKQLRNVQGQLKDAQLHLDEAIRGQEDMKEQVAMVERRNTLMQAEIEELRAALEQTERGRKVAEQELVDASERVGLLHSQNTSLINTKKKLESDLVQVQGEVEDTIQEARNAEEKAKKAITDAAMMAEELKKEQDTSAHLERMKKNLEVTVKDLQHRLDEAESLAMKGGKKQLQKLEGRVRELESEVEGEQRRGADAIKGVRKYERRVKELTYQTEEDKKNITRLQDLVDKLQLKVKAYKRQAEEAEEQANTHLSRYRKVQHELEEAQERADIAESQVNKLRAKSRDAGKVISFLKIIFYSCTLLNCLDICLL, from the exons ATGAGCACGGACGCGGAGATGGAGTGTTTTGGCCCGGCGGCCGTTTTCCTCCGgaagccagagagagagaggattgAAGCCCAGAACAAGCCCTTTGACGCCAAAACAGCCTATTTTGTGGTTGAACCCAAAGAGATGTACGTCAAAGGTACACTCGTGAGCAAAGAGGGTGGCAAAGCAACCGTTAAGGCTGATGACGGGCAA ACACTAACTGTTAAGGAGGATGACATCCACCCCAGGAACCCTCCAAAGTTTGACAAAATTGAGGACATGGCCATGATGACCCACCTCAATGaacctgctgtgctgtacaACCTCAAAGAGCGTTATGCAGCATGGATGATCTAC ACCTACTCTGGGCTGTTCTGCGTCACTGTGAACCCCTACAAGTGGCTCCCAGTGTACGATCCTGTTGTTGTAAATGCCTACAGAGGCAAGAAGAGAGTTGAGGCTCCTCCACATATCTTCTCCATCTCTGATAATGCCTATCAGTTCATGCTCACAG ATCGTGAAAACCAGTCAGTCCTGATTAC TGGAGAATCTGGTGCAGGAAAGACTGTCAACACCAAACGTGTCATCCAGTACTTTGCGACAATCGCAGTTTCTGGACAAAAGAAAGTGGAGCCTGTGGCTGGAAAAATGCAG GGTTCTCTGGAAGATCAAATCATTGCGGCGAACCCGCTGCTGGAGGCATATGGTAACGCCAAGACTGTGAGGAATGACAACTCCTCTCGCTTC GGTAAATTCATCAGAATCCATTTCGGAACCACAGGAAAACTGGCTTCCGCTGATATTGAAACTT ATCTGCTGGAAAAGTCAAGAGTAACTTTCCAGCTGTCAGCTGAGAGAAGCTACCACATCTTCTATCAGCTTATGACTGGCCACAAACCAGAGCTGCTCG AGGCACTTCTCATCACCACCAACCCCTACGACTACCCCATGATCAGCCAAGGCGAGATCACTGTGAAAAGTATCAATGATGTGGAAGAGTTCATTGCCACAGAT ACTGCCATTGACATCTTGGGCTTCAGTGCTGACGAGAAGATAGGCATTTACAAACTGACTGGTGCAGTGATGCATCATGGGAACATGAAGTTCAAGCAGAAGCAGCGAGAGGAGCAGGCTGAGCCTGATGGCACTGAgg TGGCAGATAAAATCGCCTACCTTCTGGGCCTGAACTCAGCTGACATGCTGAAAGCTCTCTGCTACCCCAGAGTGAAGGTCGGAAATGAGTTTGTCACCAAGGGGCAGACTGTACCTCAG GTCAACAACGCTGTCATGGCTCTCTGCAAATCTGTCTATGAGAAAATGTTCTTGTGGATGGTGGTGCGCATCAATGAGATGTTGGACACAAAGCAGCCGAGACAGTTCTTCATTGGCGTCCTGGACATTGCTGGATTTGAGATCTTTGAc TTCAACAGCTTGGAACAGCTGTGCATCAACTTCACCAACGAGAAACTGCAACAGTTCTTCAACCACCACATGTTTGTTCTGGAACAAGAGGAGTACAAGAAAGAGGGGATTGAGTGGGAGTTCATTGACTTTGGTATGGACTTGGCTGCCTGCATTGAGCTTATTGAGAAG CCAATGGGCATCTTCTCCATCCTTGAAGAGGAGTGCATGTTCCCTAAGGCTTCAGACACAACCTTCAAGAACAAGCTGTACGACCAACATCTTGGCAAAACTAATTGCTTCCAGAAACCCAAACCTGTCAAAGGCAAACCAGAGGCCCACTTCTCCCTGGTGCACTATGCCGGCACAGTGGACTACAACATCGTCGGCTGGCTGGACAAGAACAAGGACCCCCTGAACGACTCTGTAGTGCAGCTCTACCAGAAGTCCTCAGTCAAACTGCTGGCCTTCCTGTATGCTTCTCATGCTGGATCAGAAG AGGCAGGTGGCGGCAAGAAGGGTGGCAAGAAGAAGGGTGGTTCATTCCAGACTGTGTCTGCTCTCTTCAGG GAGAATTTGGGCAAGCTGATGACCAACCTGAGAAGCACTCACCCTCACTTTGTCCGCTGTTTAATTCCTAATGAGTCAAAGACACCAG GCCTTATGGAGAACTTCCTGGTCATCCACCAGCTCAGGTGTAACGGTGTGCTGGAGGGTATCAGGATCTGCAGAAAGGGATTCCCCAGCAGAATCCTCTATGGTGACTTCAAGCAAAG ATACAAAGTACTGAATGCCAGTGTCATCCCTGAGGGACAGTTCATTGACAACAAGAAGGCTTCAGAGAAACTCTTGGGGTCAATTGATGTGGACCACACTCAGTACAAGTTTGGACACACCAAG GTGTTCTTCAAAGCTGGTCTGCTGGGCCAGCTGGAGGAGATGAGAGATGAAAAGTTGGCAACTTTGGTCACCATGACTCAGGCATTGTGCCGAGGTTACGTCATGAGGAGGGAGTTTGTGAAGATGATGGAGAGAAG agAGTCCATTTATTCTATCCAGTACAACATCCGCTCATTCATGAATGTGAAACACTGGCCATGGATGAAGCTGTACTTCAAGATCAAGCCTCTTCTGAAGAGTGCAGAGACTGAGAAGGAAATGGCCAACATGAAGGAGGAGTTTGAAAAGACCAAGGAGGAACTAGCTAAAGCTCTGGCTAAGAAGAAGGAGCTTGAGGAGAAAATGGTTTCTCTGCTGCAAGAGAAGAATGACCTGCAGCTTCAAGTGCAAGCG GAAGTGGAAAATCTCTCAGATGCGGAGGAAAGATGTGAAGGCCTCATAAAAAGTAAGATCCAGCTTGAAGCAAAACTCAAAGAGACCACTGAAAGgctggaggacgaggaggaaatCAATGCTGAGCTGACAGCCAAGAAGAGGAAACTAGAGGATGAATGTTCTGAGCTGAAGAAGGACATTGATGACTTAGAGCTGACCTTGGCTAAAGTGGAGAAGGAGAAACATGCTACAGAAAACAAG GTTAAAAACTTGACAGAGGAGATGGCTGCCCAGGATGAGGCCATAGCCAAGTTAACCAAGGAGAAGAAAGCCCTCCAAGAGGCACACCAGCAGACCCTAGATGATCTTCAAGCAGAAGAAGACAAAGTCAATACTCTGACCAAAGCCAAGACCAAACTTGAGCAACAAGTGGATGAT CTGGAGGGTTCTCTGGAACAAGAGAAGAAGCTACGCATGGACCTTGAGAGAGCCAAGAGGAAGCTCGAGGGAGACCTGAAACTGGCCCAGGAATCCATAATGGATCTGGAGAATGACAAACAGCAGTCAGAGGAGAAGATCAAGAA GAAGGACTTTGAGACAAGCCAGCTTCTCAGCAAAATTGAGGATGAACAATCACTTGGTGCTCAACTACAGAAGAAGATTAAAGAACTCCAG GCTCGTAtcgaagagctggaggaggaaattGAAGCTGAACGTGCTGCTAGGGCCAAGGTGGAGAAACAGAGGGCTGATCTCTCCAGGGAACTTGAAGAGATCAGTGAGAGACTTGAAGAGGCTGGTGGGGCAACTGCTGCTCAGATTGAGATGAACAAGAAACGAGAAGTTGAGTTCCAGAAGCTTCGCCGTGATCTTGAGGAGGCCACCCTACAGCACGAAGCCACTGCTGCCGCTCTTCGCAAGAAGCAGGCCGATAGCGTGGCAGAGCTGGGAGAACAAATCGACAACCTTCAGCGTGTcaagcagaagctggagaaggagaagagtgAATACAAAATGGAAATCGACGATCTATCCAGCAACATGGAGGCTGTTGCCAAATCAAAG gctaatttggagaaaatgtgccGGACCCTTGAAGATCAGATGAGTGAACTCAAGAGCAAGAATGACGAAAATGTTCGTCAGCTGAATGACATTAGTGCACAAAAAGCCAGACTTCAGACAGAGAATG GTGAATTCAGTCGCCAACTGGAAGAGAAGGAAGCTCTAGTTTCTCAGCTGACGAGAGGCAAACAGGCCTACACTCAGCAGATCGAAGAGCTCAAGAGGCACATTGAAGAGGAAGTAAAG GCCAAGAATGCCCTGGCCCACGCTCTGCAGTCAGCCCGCCATGACTGTGACCTGCTCCGTGAGCAgtatgaggaagagcaggaggccAAGGCTGAACTGCAACGTGGAATGTCCAAGGCCAACAGCGAAGTGGCTCAGTGGAGAACCAAATATGAAACCGATGCCATCCAGCGCACCGAGGAGCTTGAGGAGGCCAA GAAAAAGCTTGCCCAGCGTCTGCAAGATGCAGAGGAATCTATTGAAGCTGTGAACTCCAAGTGTGCCTCTCTGGAGAAGACCAAGCAGAGGCTGCAGGGTGAAGTGGAGGATCTCATGATTGACGTGGAAAGAGCAAATGCCTTGGCTGCTAACCTGGACAAGAAGCAGAGAAACTTTGACAAG GTTCTGGCTGAATGGAAACAGAAGTATGAGGAAGGCCAGGCAGAGCTGGAAGGAGCTCAGAAAGAGGCTCGTTCTCTCAGCACTGAGCTCTTCAAGATGAAGAACTCCTACGAAGAAGCCTTGGACCATCTGGAGACcatgaagagagagaacaaaaacTTGCAGC AGGAGATCTCAGACCTGACTGAACAGATTGGTGAAACTGGAAAGACCATTCATGAGCTGGAGAAGGCTAAAAAGACAGTGGAGACTGAGAAGACTGAAATACAAACTGCCCTTGAAGAAGCTGAG ggtACACTGGAGCATGAGGAAGCCAAGATCCTGAGAGTCCAACTGGAGCTCAACCAGGTCAAGGGAGAAATTGACAGGAAGCTCGCTGAGAAGGATGAGGAGATAGAGCAGATCAAGAGGAACAGTCAGAGAATCATTGACTCCATGCAGAGCAGTCTCGACGCTGAAGTCAGAAGCAGGAACGATGCTCTGAGAGTCAAGAAGAAGATGGAGGGAGATCTCAATGAGATGGAGATCCAGCTCAGTCACGCCAACCGCCAGGCCGCTGAGGCCCAGAAACAGCTGAGGAACGTCCAGGGACAGCTCAAG GATGCCCAGCTGCACCTTGATGAAGCCATCAGAGGACAGGAGGACATGAAGGAGCAGGTTGCTATGGTGGAACGACGGAACACCCTGATGCAGGCCGAGATTGAGGAGCTGAGGGCTGCTCTGGAGCAGACGGAGAGAGGCCGCAAAGTGGCCGAGCAGGAGCTGGTTGATGCCAGTGAGCGTGTTGGTCTGCTGCACTCCCAG AACACAAGCCTCATCAACACCAAGAAGAAGCTGGAATCTGACCTTGTCCAAGTCCAAGGAGAGGTGGAAGACACCATCCAAGAAGCAAGGAATGCTGAGGAAAAGGCCAAAAAAGCTATCACTGAT gCAGCAATGATggcagaggagctgaagaaggaacaGGACACCAGCGCTCACCtggagaggatgaagaagaaccTGGAGGTCACAGTCAAGGACCTTCAGCATCGTCTGGATGAGGCTGAGAGTTTGGCCATGAAGGGCGGAAAGAAACAGCTCCAGAAACTGGAAGGAAGG GTGAGAGAGCTGGAAAGTGAGGTTGAAGGTGAACAGAGACGTGGAGCCGATGCCATCAAAGGAGTCCGTAAATACGAAAGGAGGGTCAAGGAGCTCACCTACCAG ACTGaggaggacaagaagaacatAACCAGACTGCAGGATCTTGTTGACAAGCTGCAGCTGAAAGTAAAGGCCTACAAGAGGCAGGCCGAGGAAGCT GAGGAGCAGGCCAACACCCACCTGTCCAGGTACAGGAAAGTACAGCACGAGCTGGAGGAAGCTCAGGAACGTGCCGACATCGCCGAGTCTCAGGTCAACAAGCTGAGAGCCAAGAGCCGTGATGCCGGCAAGGTAATTTCAttcttaaaaatcattttttacagctgtacaCTTTTAAATTGCCTTGATATTTGCCTTTTGTGA